A window of Synechococcus sp. MEDNS5 contains these coding sequences:
- a CDS encoding cation:proton antiporter has product MPAHHLDNGLSIYLVAFGGLLLVSVLLDDLAARVRVPGILMVLLLGLLIDNQVEVSNTRELTLLSLDHAQQITQSALVLVLFFGGLTTNWKEVRGVIKPAARLATIGVLITAALITAVGIGFDLARGGEALTQMVPRNLFIGAMVASTDASAVLALLRPLQGRLPQPLMDLIECESGFNDPMAVVLAGLALALVGGEGVGAGVLVTDLVRQFLLGILIGFLGGSLTVQLLGTRMGLTQASMLPVVSLALLMVLSGGTSLLGGSPLLAAYVAGLVLGNTDSLEQAVLEEAHSSYAKMAELLLFLCMGLVVAPQDVVYAAGMAFLLFLVMQLVRLVMVHLLLWRTSFSSGERIFVCWAGLRGAVPIALAINAWSSGVSWGVLMPPLALAVVLYGLFVQGFALVPLARRMHLTLPDPGADSSSAA; this is encoded by the coding sequence ATGCCAGCCCACCATTTGGACAACGGCCTTTCGATTTATCTGGTGGCCTTCGGCGGTCTCCTGCTCGTGTCGGTGCTCCTGGATGACCTCGCAGCGCGGGTGCGGGTGCCGGGAATCCTCATGGTGCTTCTGCTCGGTCTGCTGATCGATAACCAGGTGGAGGTGTCCAATACGCGCGAGCTCACGCTGCTGAGCCTGGATCATGCCCAGCAGATCACCCAGTCGGCACTGGTGCTTGTGCTGTTCTTTGGCGGATTGACCACGAATTGGAAGGAGGTGCGGGGGGTGATCAAGCCAGCGGCGCGCCTGGCCACGATCGGGGTGCTGATCACAGCCGCGTTGATCACCGCCGTGGGGATCGGTTTTGATCTGGCCCGAGGAGGCGAAGCCCTTACGCAGATGGTGCCGCGCAATCTCTTTATCGGAGCGATGGTGGCCAGCACGGACGCGTCGGCCGTGCTGGCACTGCTGAGGCCTCTGCAGGGGCGTCTGCCGCAGCCGCTGATGGATCTGATCGAATGCGAATCGGGGTTCAATGATCCGATGGCTGTGGTGCTGGCCGGTCTTGCCCTAGCGCTTGTCGGTGGGGAGGGGGTCGGTGCTGGCGTGCTGGTGACCGATCTGGTGCGCCAGTTTTTGCTGGGAATCCTGATCGGCTTTCTGGGTGGAAGCCTCACCGTGCAGCTTCTCGGAACACGCATGGGGCTTACCCAGGCCTCGATGCTGCCTGTCGTGAGCCTTGCTCTCTTGATGGTGCTCAGCGGGGGCACATCTCTGCTCGGAGGCAGCCCGCTGTTGGCCGCCTATGTGGCAGGGCTGGTGCTGGGCAACACAGACAGCCTGGAACAGGCGGTTCTGGAGGAAGCGCATTCGAGCTACGCCAAGATGGCTGAGTTGCTCCTGTTCCTGTGCATGGGACTGGTCGTCGCACCTCAGGATGTGGTGTATGCGGCCGGGATGGCCTTCCTGCTGTTTTTGGTGATGCAGCTTGTGCGACTAGTGATGGTGCACCTCTTGCTGTGGCGAACATCCTTCAGCTCTGGTGAACGCATCTTTGTTTGCTGGGCTGGGTTGCGAGGGGCCGTGCCGATCGCCTTGGCCATCAATGCCTGGTCTTCGGGTGTTAGCTGGGGCGTCTTGATGCCTCCCCTGGCCCTGGCAGTGGTGCTTTACGGCCTGTTCGTTCAGGGCTTTGCCCTGGTGCCCCTCGCTCGGCGCATGCATCTCACCCTTCCGGATCCCGGCGCTGATTCATCGTCGGCTGCCTAA
- a CDS encoding TIGR01777 family oxidoreductase, with protein MRLLLIGCTGLVGRGLIPLLHAAGHQLTVVSRRPASAVDLPDGIASQLHWIQADPAAPSSWASSAALPQALAACDGVVNLAGEPIAEQRWTPQHLRLLESSRLETTRSLVEAMAALDTPPSVLVNASAVGYFGTSANAQFEESSAPGSDFLAGLCQRWEQAASAKPKATRLVVLRIGIVLSSDGGALAKMLPVFRTGFGGPIGSGQQWMSWIERSDLCRMIQSALEQPSWSGAINAVAPEPVSMADFASGLGRCLGRPSLLPVPGPVLQLLLGDGAQVVLDGQRVCSTRLQELAFSFHCPSLDAALASATSSSSR; from the coding sequence ATGCGTCTCCTGCTGATCGGATGCACAGGCCTGGTTGGGCGCGGGCTCATCCCTCTCCTGCACGCGGCAGGCCATCAACTCACCGTGGTGAGTCGCAGGCCTGCCTCCGCAGTAGACCTGCCCGATGGCATCGCCTCTCAGCTGCACTGGATTCAGGCCGACCCTGCTGCACCCTCCAGCTGGGCCTCCTCAGCAGCACTGCCCCAGGCTCTCGCAGCCTGTGATGGGGTGGTGAATCTTGCCGGTGAGCCGATCGCAGAACAGCGCTGGACGCCGCAGCATCTGCGCCTGCTCGAATCCAGTCGCCTCGAAACCACTCGCTCTCTCGTCGAGGCGATGGCTGCGCTCGACACGCCCCCCTCCGTTCTTGTGAATGCATCGGCGGTTGGCTACTTCGGCACCAGTGCCAACGCCCAGTTCGAGGAGAGCAGTGCTCCTGGTTCAGATTTTCTGGCGGGTCTCTGCCAGCGCTGGGAACAGGCGGCCTCGGCGAAGCCGAAGGCCACCCGGCTGGTTGTATTGCGCATCGGCATTGTTCTGTCTTCAGACGGCGGTGCCCTCGCGAAGATGCTTCCGGTCTTCCGGACTGGATTCGGTGGACCGATCGGCTCGGGGCAGCAATGGATGAGCTGGATCGAGCGCAGTGATCTCTGCCGGATGATCCAGAGTGCTCTAGAGCAGCCTTCCTGGTCGGGAGCCATCAATGCCGTTGCCCCTGAGCCGGTTTCGATGGCCGACTTCGCTTCTGGGCTCGGACGCTGCTTAGGCCGTCCCAGTCTCTTGCCGGTCCCTGGTCCCGTCCTCCAGCTTCTGCTCGGTGATGGCGCTCAAGTGGTGTTGGATGGCCAGCGGGTGTGTTCTACGCGCTTGCAGGAGCTCGCGTTCAGTTTCCATTGTCCGTCGCTTGACGCTGCACTCGCCTCTGCCACCAGCTCCAGCAGCCGTTGA
- a CDS encoding NAD(P)H-quinone oxidoreductase subunit O — translation MAETPSSPAPAAKAPPALKKGALVRVNKAAYEGSTEAGASDPHPPAYIFEGPGELLVVKGTYGQVRWRRPVPDVWLRMDQLEAFS, via the coding sequence ATGGCCGAGACACCGTCGAGCCCCGCTCCAGCCGCGAAAGCCCCTCCTGCACTGAAAAAAGGCGCTCTGGTGCGCGTGAACAAGGCGGCTTATGAGGGCAGCACGGAAGCCGGTGCCAGCGACCCCCATCCCCCGGCCTACATCTTCGAAGGGCCCGGAGAACTTCTGGTGGTGAAAGGGACCTACGGCCAAGTGCGTTGGCGCAGACCCGTGCCCGATGTGTGGCTGCGGATGGATCAGCTCGAGGCGTTCTCCTGA
- a CDS encoding lipid-A-disaccharide synthase-related protein, giving the protein MGRLLLLSNGHGEDLSGSLLAKALANRGHTVEALPLVGRGQPYRDAGIGLIGGTQEFSTGGLGYTSLRGRMTELIQGQVVYLLRRLVRLLRIGHRYDLVVVVGDVIPVMAAWLCRRPVVTYLVAYSSHYEGRLRLPWPCASCLSSRRFRAIFSRDQCTADDLSDQLTREVRFLGNPFMDPVLADAGRLPATRQRLGLLPGSRRPELEQNLRLLLQMIERLPTELFGEGVLELDLALVASLDDPSLHDLVQPWGWDLAEESDGSGMLLQRGPRHIHVRRGTFAAVLHSSDLLVCMAGTAAEQAVGLARPVLQLAGRGPQFTAGFAEAQRRLLGPTVFCAQGEPGETATLEASAQLAIDLLRRSRLDPDLQRQCQQQALQRLGPAGGGARMAQAISDLVQQPS; this is encoded by the coding sequence GTGGGGCGCCTGCTCCTGCTCAGCAACGGTCACGGCGAAGATCTCTCAGGGTCACTGCTGGCCAAGGCACTGGCAAACCGGGGCCACACCGTGGAGGCCCTGCCCCTGGTGGGGCGGGGTCAGCCCTACCGGGATGCGGGCATTGGCCTGATCGGCGGCACGCAGGAATTCAGTACCGGTGGCCTGGGCTACACCAGCCTGCGCGGGCGAATGACTGAACTGATCCAAGGGCAGGTGGTTTATCTGCTACGCCGGTTGGTGAGGCTGCTGCGCATCGGCCATCGTTACGACCTCGTGGTCGTAGTGGGCGATGTGATTCCGGTGATGGCTGCCTGGCTGTGCCGGCGCCCAGTGGTCACCTATCTCGTGGCCTACTCCAGTCATTACGAGGGCCGGCTGCGTTTGCCGTGGCCCTGCGCCTCCTGCCTGAGCAGCCGTCGCTTTCGGGCCATCTTCAGCCGGGATCAATGCACAGCCGATGACCTCAGTGATCAATTGACCCGAGAGGTGCGCTTTCTCGGCAATCCATTCATGGATCCGGTGCTGGCCGATGCCGGGAGACTGCCAGCAACTCGGCAACGGCTCGGTCTGCTGCCAGGCAGCCGCCGGCCGGAGCTGGAGCAGAACCTGCGGCTGCTCCTGCAGATGATCGAGCGGCTGCCCACAGAGCTTTTCGGGGAAGGAGTTCTGGAGCTTGATCTGGCGCTCGTGGCCTCCCTGGACGACCCATCCCTGCACGACCTGGTGCAGCCCTGGGGCTGGGACCTGGCCGAGGAATCCGACGGTTCCGGCATGCTGCTCCAGCGGGGGCCGCGCCACATCCATGTACGCCGTGGCACATTCGCGGCCGTGTTGCACAGCTCGGATCTGTTGGTGTGCATGGCTGGAACTGCAGCGGAACAGGCGGTGGGACTGGCACGCCCCGTCCTGCAGCTCGCTGGCCGAGGCCCCCAGTTCACCGCGGGATTTGCTGAAGCCCAGCGACGCCTGCTTGGGCCCACGGTGTTCTGTGCCCAGGGGGAACCAGGGGAAACCGCCACCCTGGAAGCCTCGGCGCAGTTAGCCATCGACCTGCTCAGAAGGAGCCGCCTTGACCCGGATCTGCAGCGGCAATGTCAACAACAAGCCTTGCAAAGGCTTGGCCCCGCCGGAGGAGGCGCCAGGATGGCCCAGGCCATTTCAGACTTGGTGCAGCAACCTTCATGA
- a CDS encoding glycosyltransferase family 39 protein yields the protein MAAGPFRALLLLLWVLSTAADRLWWSSHGGLPAWDQADYLNSALDHGRALGLLPAGSWQGWQALLDLSPKIPPLGSLVNGAIIAVSGDAPAQAAWSLSLWNGLLLLATAGWALSLRSPQRLAREFALLAAAAVSLAPMLLELRTDYLLELPLTACVTLALWRVGCWLDNTRPTSWWQALIAALAVAVALLVKQSALLVLIPACAWALVVALRSGVRRQAQLALGLAVVTLSLLPWLHHNWITTLGGTNRAVIESAAREGDPGVLTLAGWLWYPRLIPDQIGWVLLVIGLSGLVLLLQQWRSGLVAPSRDGGDRRQAWVWLLGMLVLGWLFTNLSPNKDSRYIAPLLPPLLLLLSRGWLQWGLWIRGRWPVQARWLPGAALAIGGLAAATPAWMQQSARLQNPHQGPLESIVQRAGGGVPGVAPKTLIVVPSTPDLNQHNVSYYGRRSGGQLVGRQLGGSLDHVQPVLNYAELVLLAEGDQGSVRKAARRLDRAVRDSGVFERVDTFSRPGGGSYSLWRRRADVPVSLGFDQRFPALASALEKGPSGLDPIFRSVAIEHMLDGHFLYRGPAREAALARLRAYPGDRQARWTLALLAVLANRPTEASRQFAALEQALPDNPWPSAFRAVVLLAGWNPSEAAAVASAANERQGDQPVLMGLDAAGSVLSGAIWRLPDAVDILPKAIRVIEQSLNPQENASS from the coding sequence GTGGCAGCGGGACCGTTCCGGGCGCTGCTTCTGCTGCTCTGGGTGCTTTCCACGGCAGCGGATCGGCTGTGGTGGTCGAGCCACGGCGGCCTGCCTGCCTGGGATCAGGCCGATTATCTCAACAGTGCTCTGGATCATGGCCGGGCACTTGGCCTGCTCCCGGCAGGAAGCTGGCAGGGCTGGCAGGCCCTTCTCGACCTCTCTCCAAAAATTCCGCCTCTCGGTTCTCTGGTGAATGGCGCCATCATCGCCGTGAGCGGTGATGCACCGGCCCAGGCTGCATGGAGTCTCAGCCTCTGGAACGGTTTGTTGCTGTTGGCCACTGCGGGTTGGGCACTGTCCCTTCGCTCTCCGCAGCGTCTGGCCCGGGAGTTTGCGCTGCTTGCCGCTGCAGCTGTTTCGCTTGCGCCGATGCTCCTGGAATTGCGGACGGACTATCTGCTGGAGCTGCCTCTGACCGCTTGTGTGACCTTGGCGCTGTGGCGGGTGGGGTGCTGGTTGGATAACACTCGACCCACGTCCTGGTGGCAGGCTCTCATCGCCGCACTGGCGGTGGCGGTGGCCTTGCTGGTGAAGCAGAGCGCTCTGCTCGTGCTGATTCCGGCTTGCGCCTGGGCTTTGGTTGTTGCCCTGCGCTCAGGTGTGCGTCGCCAGGCCCAACTGGCGTTGGGGCTGGCTGTGGTGACCCTCAGTCTCCTGCCTTGGCTGCACCACAACTGGATCACCACTCTGGGGGGCACCAACCGTGCTGTGATCGAGTCGGCGGCTCGTGAGGGTGACCCCGGTGTGCTCACTCTGGCCGGCTGGCTTTGGTACCCCCGCCTGATTCCCGATCAGATCGGTTGGGTGTTGCTGGTGATCGGTCTGTCGGGATTGGTGCTCTTGCTGCAGCAATGGCGCTCTGGGTTGGTGGCGCCGTCCCGGGATGGGGGCGACCGTCGGCAAGCCTGGGTCTGGCTTCTGGGGATGTTGGTGCTGGGCTGGCTGTTCACCAACCTCAGCCCGAACAAAGATTCGCGTTACATCGCCCCCTTGCTGCCACCCCTGCTCTTGCTGTTGAGTCGGGGCTGGTTGCAGTGGGGGCTCTGGATCCGGGGTCGCTGGCCTGTGCAGGCGCGCTGGCTGCCGGGCGCCGCACTGGCAATAGGGGGGCTGGCTGCAGCCACCCCCGCCTGGATGCAGCAGTCGGCACGGTTGCAGAACCCTCATCAAGGCCCCTTGGAATCAATCGTGCAGCGGGCTGGAGGGGGCGTGCCGGGTGTTGCGCCGAAAACCCTGATCGTGGTGCCGAGCACCCCTGATCTGAATCAGCACAACGTCAGCTACTACGGACGTCGCAGTGGAGGCCAGTTGGTGGGGCGTCAGCTCGGCGGCAGCCTCGATCACGTGCAACCGGTACTGAATTACGCCGAGCTGGTGCTGCTGGCCGAGGGCGATCAGGGATCGGTGCGCAAGGCCGCCCGCCGGCTTGATCGCGCCGTTCGGGATTCTGGGGTCTTTGAGCGTGTGGACACTTTCTCCCGTCCAGGAGGGGGGAGCTATTCCCTGTGGCGCCGGCGTGCTGATGTGCCTGTCTCGCTCGGGTTCGATCAGCGTTTCCCCGCGTTGGCATCTGCCCTGGAGAAAGGGCCATCAGGGTTGGATCCGATCTTCCGCAGCGTGGCGATCGAACACATGCTCGATGGCCACTTCCTTTACAGGGGCCCTGCGCGCGAGGCGGCCCTCGCCCGTCTCAGGGCCTACCCCGGCGATCGTCAGGCTAGGTGGACATTGGCGTTGCTGGCCGTGCTGGCCAATCGTCCGACCGAGGCCTCCAGGCAGTTCGCCGCCCTGGAGCAGGCTCTCCCGGATAACCCATGGCCCAGTGCATTTCGTGCTGTGGTGCTCTTGGCTGGGTGGAACCCAAGCGAGGCCGCTGCTGTGGCGTCTGCCGCGAATGAACGGCAAGGGGACCAGCCCGTGCTGATGGGGCTGGATGCAGCAGGGTCGGTGCTGTCAGGAGCGATCTGGCGGCTTCCGGATGCTGTCGACATCCTCCCCAAGGCCATTCGTGTGATTGAGCAATCGCTCAACCCTCAGGAGAACGCCTCGAGCTGA